One segment of Halorubellus sp. JP-L1 DNA contains the following:
- a CDS encoding cation-translocating P-type ATPase, whose product MSWHDRDVAAVLDALDVDADGLSSEAAAGRLEEHGSNRLASSESTSALALFVSQFREALVYLLVVAAALSLAVGLLPGAEPKYVDAGLIVLILLANGAFGFVQDYRAERSLAALRAMSVPDATVVRGGEERTIPAPDVVPGDVIVVGAGDAIPADARVLSSQALSVDESALTGESVPVEKRSDPVPADAPLAERSNMLYMNTAATKGRARAVVVDTGMDTEVGDIATGLAAVEDEETPFAAEVDALGRRIGAGVVGLVVLVAVIQFLFTTTDPLAVALTAITLAVAAVPEGLPAVVTLTLALGSQRLLAKNALVRRLPVVESLGSVDTIVTDKTGTLTENRMTVTRVHAGGREYAVTGDATDVDGDFEPADAPTADGGAVQPQEVADDPALEAVLRCGAVCNDATFDPDADDPLRGDPTESALLVSAAKAGFDPTFDRLGEVAFTSERKRMTVVGREPRSHAPTTDDRVDGSPSDDDDGRRDAEGESVVAYTKGAPEAVLSCCDRILLDGEVRALEDADREAVLARTESFAADALRVLGFAVRSLDGEPGGGVAPVDEDGVADPEVESGMTFLGLQGMLDPPRAEVADAIADCHDAGIRVVMATGDNAVTARAIADAVGIDGSESRSGPEVDELSDDALVDAAMSVDVFARMSPDAKVRVLEALQRSEQTVAMTGDGVNDGPALRRADVGIAMGQRGTDVAKGAADVVLRDDNFTTIRDAVAEGRGIFDNVRKFVNYLLSANAGEVLVVFFGVLLGSALFPAVFAGGGDALVLTPVMLLWINLVTDGLPALALGSDTRSSDVMRRPPRPSGEPVIHARMAASVLGIAATMTVTGLGAFFYALDATGDLRYAQTVLFAFLVAVEMARIQLVRRRYGQSPLSNPWLVAAVLASLALQALVLYTPLADLFDVVALSANGLAIVAVASVGFLVVGTAVERALDVLVTNRTQ is encoded by the coding sequence GTGTCCTGGCACGACCGCGACGTGGCTGCGGTGCTCGACGCACTCGACGTCGACGCGGACGGCCTGTCGAGCGAAGCCGCGGCGGGACGCCTCGAAGAGCACGGGTCGAACCGACTCGCGTCGAGCGAGTCCACCTCCGCGCTCGCGCTGTTCGTCTCGCAGTTCCGGGAGGCGCTCGTCTACCTGCTCGTCGTCGCGGCCGCGCTCTCGCTCGCGGTCGGTTTGCTCCCGGGCGCGGAACCAAAGTACGTCGACGCCGGGCTCATCGTCCTCATCCTGCTCGCCAACGGCGCGTTCGGGTTCGTGCAGGACTACCGCGCGGAGCGGTCGTTGGCGGCGCTCCGCGCGATGTCGGTGCCGGACGCGACCGTCGTCCGCGGCGGCGAGGAGCGGACGATACCGGCGCCGGACGTCGTCCCGGGCGACGTGATCGTCGTCGGTGCCGGGGACGCGATTCCCGCGGACGCTCGCGTACTCTCCTCGCAGGCGCTGTCAGTCGACGAGTCGGCGCTCACTGGCGAGAGCGTCCCCGTCGAGAAGCGCTCGGACCCGGTGCCCGCGGACGCGCCGCTCGCGGAACGCTCGAACATGCTCTACATGAACACCGCGGCGACGAAGGGACGGGCGCGAGCGGTCGTCGTCGACACGGGCATGGACACCGAAGTCGGCGACATCGCGACTGGGCTGGCGGCCGTCGAGGACGAGGAGACGCCGTTCGCCGCGGAGGTCGACGCACTCGGTCGGCGCATCGGCGCTGGCGTCGTCGGCCTCGTCGTGCTCGTCGCCGTAATCCAGTTCCTGTTCACCACCACGGACCCGCTGGCCGTCGCACTCACCGCGATCACGCTCGCGGTCGCCGCCGTCCCCGAGGGTCTCCCGGCGGTCGTGACGTTGACGCTCGCGCTCGGCTCGCAGCGATTGCTCGCGAAGAACGCGCTCGTTCGACGACTCCCGGTCGTCGAGAGTCTCGGGAGCGTCGACACGATCGTCACGGACAAGACCGGGACGCTCACCGAGAACCGGATGACGGTCACGCGCGTCCACGCCGGCGGACGCGAGTACGCGGTCACCGGGGATGCGACCGACGTCGACGGCGACTTCGAGCCGGCCGACGCGCCCACGGCGGACGGCGGCGCGGTCCAACCGCAGGAGGTCGCCGACGACCCGGCGCTCGAAGCGGTGCTTCGATGCGGCGCGGTCTGCAACGACGCAACCTTCGACCCCGACGCCGACGACCCCCTCCGCGGCGACCCGACCGAGTCCGCGCTCCTCGTCTCGGCCGCGAAAGCCGGCTTCGACCCCACGTTCGACCGCCTCGGCGAGGTCGCGTTCACGTCGGAACGCAAGCGCATGACAGTCGTCGGTCGCGAACCCCGCAGCCACGCCCCGACGACGGACGATCGGGTCGACGGGTCCCCGAGCGACGACGATGACGGCCGCCGCGACGCCGAGGGCGAGTCGGTCGTGGCGTACACGAAGGGTGCGCCGGAAGCCGTTCTCTCGTGCTGCGACCGCATCCTCCTCGACGGCGAGGTCAGAGCGCTCGAGGACGCGGACAGGGAGGCGGTGCTCGCGCGGACGGAGTCGTTCGCCGCGGACGCCCTCCGCGTGCTCGGGTTCGCAGTCCGGTCCCTCGACGGCGAGCCCGGAGGAGGGGTCGCTCCCGTCGACGAAGACGGCGTCGCCGACCCCGAGGTCGAATCCGGGATGACGTTCCTCGGCCTCCAGGGGATGCTCGACCCGCCGCGCGCCGAAGTCGCCGACGCCATCGCGGACTGTCACGACGCCGGCATCCGCGTCGTCATGGCGACCGGCGACAACGCCGTCACGGCGCGAGCGATCGCCGACGCGGTCGGCATCGACGGCAGCGAGTCCCGCTCAGGACCCGAGGTCGACGAACTGTCCGACGACGCGCTCGTGGACGCCGCGATGTCCGTGGACGTGTTCGCGCGGATGTCCCCGGACGCCAAGGTACGCGTCCTCGAAGCCCTCCAGCGGTCCGAGCAGACGGTCGCGATGACCGGCGACGGCGTCAACGACGGACCCGCGCTCCGGCGCGCCGACGTCGGCATCGCGATGGGACAGCGCGGTACCGACGTCGCGAAGGGCGCGGCCGACGTCGTGCTCCGCGACGACAACTTCACGACGATCCGGGACGCCGTCGCCGAGGGCCGGGGGATCTTCGACAACGTCCGGAAGTTCGTGAACTACCTGCTGTCCGCGAACGCCGGCGAGGTGCTCGTCGTGTTCTTCGGCGTCCTCCTCGGGAGCGCGCTGTTCCCGGCCGTGTTCGCCGGGGGCGGCGACGCGCTCGTGCTCACGCCCGTGATGCTCCTCTGGATCAACCTCGTCACGGACGGCCTGCCGGCGCTCGCGCTCGGCTCGGACACCCGCAGTAGCGACGTGATGCGTCGACCGCCGCGCCCATCCGGCGAGCCCGTGATCCACGCGCGGATGGCGGCGTCCGTCCTCGGGATAGCCGCGACGATGACCGTCACCGGCCTCGGGGCGTTCTTCTACGCGCTCGACGCCACCGGCGACCTCCGGTACGCGCAGACGGTGCTGTTCGCGTTCCTCGTCGCGGTCGAGATGGCTCGCATCCAGCTCGTTCGACGGCGGTACGGCCAGTCGCCGCTCTCGAACCCGTGGCTCGTTGCGGCCGTGCTGGCGTCGCTCGCCCTGCAGGCGCTCGTACTGTACACGCCGCTCGCGGACCTCTTCGACGTGGTGGCGCTCAGCGCGAACGGGCTCGCGATCGTCGCCGTCGCCAGCGTCGGCTTCCTCGTCGTCGGCACCGCCGTCGAGCGCGCGCTCGACGTGCTCGTCACGAACAGGACGCAGTGA
- a CDS encoding calcium/sodium antiporter encodes MGRAPVVGDTMAALLPGVGLFVVSLAVLLKASDAFTSSMERIGLGLGISPFVVGATIVAAGTSLPELASSVLAVLAGEPGIVAGNVVGSNVANVFLVLGTVSVVGGGIVVDREVMRVDLPLLTASAVFLLIAAWDGAFAWYEGVLALVGLVAYVEFSVSNPGRLRGPVQSVLGDQLADFSGNAEVTVDPPPAEPADVSERVDVGVRTVVVAVASLAFVVVGANYLVEAILAIAAVAGVGTEFVAITAVAVGTSLPEIAVSVAAVRQGSVDIAVGNVLGSNVFNAFAVMGVSSFVGPLAVPPSIREFALPVMVIASVLYLFIAQDREITPYDGVALLLLYAIFLANLFSFT; translated from the coding sequence ATGGGTCGCGCGCCGGTCGTTGGGGACACGATGGCCGCGTTGCTCCCCGGCGTCGGACTGTTCGTCGTCTCGCTCGCGGTGCTCCTGAAGGCGTCGGACGCGTTCACGAGCTCGATGGAGCGCATCGGGCTCGGACTCGGCATTTCGCCGTTCGTCGTCGGCGCCACTATCGTCGCCGCGGGCACGTCGCTCCCGGAACTCGCGTCGTCGGTGCTCGCGGTGCTCGCGGGCGAACCCGGGATCGTCGCCGGGAACGTGGTCGGGTCGAACGTCGCGAACGTCTTCCTCGTCCTCGGGACGGTCTCCGTCGTCGGCGGCGGTATCGTCGTCGACCGCGAGGTGATGCGCGTCGACCTCCCGCTCCTCACGGCGTCCGCGGTGTTCCTCCTGATCGCCGCGTGGGACGGCGCGTTCGCGTGGTACGAGGGCGTGCTCGCGCTCGTCGGTCTCGTGGCGTACGTCGAGTTCAGCGTCTCCAACCCGGGGCGGTTGCGCGGCCCCGTCCAGTCCGTGCTCGGCGACCAGCTCGCCGACTTCTCGGGCAACGCCGAGGTCACCGTCGACCCTCCGCCGGCCGAGCCAGCGGACGTCTCCGAGCGCGTCGACGTCGGCGTCCGTACCGTGGTCGTCGCGGTGGCGTCGCTCGCGTTCGTCGTCGTCGGCGCGAACTACCTCGTCGAGGCGATCCTCGCGATCGCTGCCGTCGCGGGCGTCGGTACCGAGTTCGTCGCGATCACCGCGGTCGCGGTCGGGACGTCGCTCCCGGAGATCGCCGTGAGCGTCGCGGCGGTCCGCCAGGGGAGCGTCGACATCGCGGTCGGGAACGTCCTCGGGTCGAACGTCTTCAACGCGTTCGCCGTCATGGGCGTCTCGAGCTTCGTCGGGCCGCTCGCGGTCCCGCCGAGCATCCGCGAGTTCGCGCTCCCCGTGATGGTTATCGCGTCCGTCCTCTACCTGTTCATCGCGCAGGACCGCGAGATAACGCCCTACGACGGCGTGGCGCTCTTGCTCCTGTACGCGATCTTCCTCGCGAACCTGTTCTCGTTCACGTGA
- a CDS encoding tyrosine-type recombinase/integrase: protein MVDGTTSLEAAVEARLRRLESGNYRRNNELVLEAFVDFQRSRGIDRLADLDATDCRRYAQHLADRVRDGEVAASTANTYYDVVRAWLGWCVRDGRIAENPADTLRATEDLPTDAGDADRQYWWPEEREAMFAALDALVDGANDEAKNAPGDAAFRTAGDRSGATWDQLKAHRDRALFYTLGLSGARGAEILRDPDDDRRNGITWADVDFDASVVRVFGKTREHQTMQVMTPALERLERFRRLLDPPSEDWPVFVSLHRPSLYRVVRETLADCGWPEDRIESRLDADGPLALARAEDVTPRAISLQGARSMMQRRCEAADVSVDGEYLKPHGGRRGLGHELYSEKAELAQEVLRHESVTTTHDSYREVQAERLREDAEDVLYGDE, encoded by the coding sequence ATGGTGGATGGGACGACGTCGCTCGAGGCCGCCGTCGAGGCGCGCCTTCGCCGACTCGAATCGGGGAACTACCGGCGGAACAACGAGCTCGTCCTCGAGGCGTTCGTCGACTTCCAGCGTTCGCGCGGTATCGACCGGCTCGCGGACCTGGACGCGACGGACTGTCGACGCTACGCCCAGCACCTCGCCGACCGCGTGCGCGACGGCGAGGTCGCTGCGAGCACGGCGAACACGTACTACGACGTCGTGCGAGCGTGGCTCGGGTGGTGCGTGCGCGACGGCCGCATCGCGGAGAACCCCGCCGACACGCTCCGGGCGACCGAGGACCTCCCGACGGACGCGGGGGACGCGGACCGGCAGTACTGGTGGCCCGAGGAGCGCGAGGCGATGTTCGCCGCGCTGGACGCACTCGTCGACGGCGCGAACGACGAAGCGAAGAACGCCCCCGGCGACGCCGCTTTCAGGACCGCCGGCGATCGCTCCGGCGCGACGTGGGACCAGTTGAAGGCTCATCGGGACCGCGCGCTGTTCTACACGCTCGGGTTGTCGGGCGCGCGCGGTGCGGAGATCCTTCGGGACCCGGACGACGACCGCCGGAACGGCATCACGTGGGCGGACGTCGACTTCGACGCGAGCGTCGTCCGCGTGTTCGGGAAGACCCGCGAGCACCAGACGATGCAGGTTATGACGCCCGCGCTGGAGCGCCTGGAGCGCTTCCGGCGACTGCTCGACCCGCCCAGCGAGGACTGGCCGGTGTTCGTCTCGCTGCATCGGCCGTCGCTGTACCGCGTCGTCCGGGAGACGCTCGCCGACTGCGGCTGGCCCGAAGACCGGATCGAATCGCGGCTGGACGCGGACGGCCCGCTCGCGCTCGCTCGCGCCGAAGACGTCACGCCGCGAGCCATCTCGCTCCAGGGCGCGCGGTCGATGATGCAGCGCCGATGCGAGGCCGCGGACGTCAGCGTCGACGGCGAGTACCTCAAACCCCACGGCGGCCGCCGCGGCCTCGGGCACGAACTCTACTCGGAGAAGGCCGAACTCGCCCAGGAGGTCCTCCGGCACGAGAGCGTCACCACCACCCACGACAGCTACCGGGAGGTGCAGGCCGAACGCCTCCGCGAGGACGCCGAGGACGTCCTCTACGGGGACGAGTGA
- a CDS encoding NADP-dependent oxidoreductase, translated as MTDTNRQFVLAKRPSGVPDHDTFELVETDVPEPAPGEVVVKARYLSVDPYMRDRMNAGESYAEAWDVGDPLQGGVVGDVVAENGTQFDEGDVVVGNLEWADYTAADANTLTQIDPDLGPVSTALGVLGMPGRTAYFGTLEVANVDPGDTFVVTGAAGAVGSVAGQIASEAGARVVGFAGSDEKVAVLEDDLGFDAAINYKETDDYRAALDDAAPGGVDAYFDNVGGPITDAVFARLNVDARVAVCGQISLYNATEIPTGPRKLPALIESRATVEGFLVNDFQARFEGATRQLAEWVGDGTVQYRETVTEGLENAPDAFLGLFEGENVGKQLVAVDA; from the coding sequence GTGACAGACACCAACCGACAGTTCGTCCTGGCGAAGCGACCGAGCGGCGTCCCCGACCACGACACCTTCGAACTCGTCGAGACCGACGTCCCCGAGCCCGCGCCGGGCGAGGTCGTCGTGAAGGCGCGCTACCTCTCCGTCGACCCCTACATGCGCGACCGCATGAACGCCGGCGAGTCCTACGCGGAGGCCTGGGACGTCGGCGACCCCCTCCAGGGAGGTGTCGTCGGCGACGTCGTCGCGGAGAACGGCACGCAATTCGACGAGGGCGACGTCGTCGTCGGCAACCTCGAGTGGGCGGACTACACCGCCGCCGACGCCAACACGCTCACGCAGATCGACCCCGACCTCGGCCCGGTCTCGACCGCGCTGGGCGTCCTCGGGATGCCCGGCCGGACCGCGTACTTCGGGACGCTCGAGGTCGCGAACGTCGACCCAGGCGACACGTTCGTCGTCACCGGCGCCGCCGGCGCCGTCGGCTCCGTCGCCGGCCAGATCGCGAGCGAAGCCGGTGCGCGCGTCGTCGGATTCGCCGGTAGCGACGAGAAAGTCGCCGTCCTCGAGGACGACCTCGGGTTCGACGCCGCGATCAACTACAAGGAGACCGACGACTACCGCGCAGCACTCGACGACGCCGCCCCCGGTGGCGTCGACGCGTACTTCGACAACGTCGGCGGCCCCATCACGGACGCCGTCTTCGCGCGCCTGAACGTCGACGCGCGCGTCGCCGTCTGCGGCCAGATATCGCTGTACAACGCAACCGAGATTCCGACCGGACCGCGGAAGCTCCCCGCACTCATCGAGTCTCGCGCGACCGTCGAGGGGTTCCTCGTGAACGACTTCCAGGCGCGCTTCGAAGGAGCGACCCGCCAGCTCGCCGAATGGGTCGGCGACGGCACCGTCCAGTACCGCGAGACCGTCACCGAGGGCCTGGAGAACGCGCCCGACGCGTTCCTCGGTCTCTTCGAAGGCGAGAACGTCGGGAAGCAACTCGTCGCCGTGGACGCCTGA
- a CDS encoding glutaredoxin, whose product MTFDPETDLAPDDVQATVDDAIAENDVVLFMKGNELMPQCGYSKKALGLIQRHRDEYETVDVLPALDAFREALESHSGWETIPQTFVDGEFVGGSDVLEQLEDDGDLGATLAD is encoded by the coding sequence ATGACGTTCGACCCGGAGACTGACCTCGCGCCCGACGACGTACAGGCGACCGTCGACGACGCCATCGCGGAGAACGACGTGGTGTTGTTCATGAAGGGCAACGAACTGATGCCCCAGTGCGGGTACTCGAAGAAGGCCCTCGGGCTGATCCAGCGCCACCGCGACGAGTACGAGACAGTCGACGTCCTCCCCGCACTCGACGCGTTCCGCGAGGCCCTGGAGTCCCACAGCGGATGGGAGACGATCCCGCAGACGTTCGTCGACGGCGAGTTCGTCGGCGGCAGCGACGTCCTCGAGCAACTCGAGGACGACGGCGACCTCGGCGCGACACTCGCTGACTGA
- a CDS encoding BolA family protein, giving the protein MNADEIEALIEDGIPNASATVTRPRGPDDDDHYAARVVSPAFEGETVVAQHERVYDALGDHMTTDIHAIELTTRTPDQVED; this is encoded by the coding sequence ATGAACGCCGACGAGATCGAGGCACTCATCGAGGACGGAATCCCGAACGCGAGCGCGACGGTCACGCGACCGCGCGGCCCGGACGACGACGACCACTACGCCGCGCGCGTCGTCTCGCCCGCGTTCGAGGGCGAGACCGTCGTCGCGCAGCACGAGCGCGTGTACGACGCGCTCGGCGACCACATGACGACCGACATCCACGCGATCGAACTCACCACGCGCACGCCAGACCAGGTCGAAGACTGA
- a CDS encoding ArsR family transcriptional regulator produces the protein MTRDGHRSDSPDDVARTERDRDAEYRALAETNRRRVLRYLRNVEDGSTLQDLATVLAGWESTESDRVVSNDRRRELMVALHHVHLPVLADAGLLSYDSNDGTVALESIPDAVEEALADEETSQTDPGA, from the coding sequence ATGACTCGGGACGGTCACCGGTCCGATAGCCCGGACGACGTGGCTCGGACCGAACGCGACCGGGACGCGGAGTACCGAGCACTGGCCGAGACGAACCGCCGACGCGTCCTCCGCTACCTGCGGAACGTCGAGGACGGGAGCACGCTCCAGGACCTCGCGACGGTCCTGGCCGGCTGGGAGTCCACCGAGTCCGATCGGGTGGTCTCGAACGACCGTCGACGGGAGCTAATGGTCGCACTCCACCACGTCCACTTGCCGGTCCTCGCCGACGCGGGACTGCTCTCCTACGACTCGAACGACGGGACGGTCGCCCTCGAGTCGATCCCCGATGCCGTCGAAGAGGCGCTAGCGGACGAGGAGACCAGCCAGACCGATCCCGGCGCGTGA
- a CDS encoding DICT sensory domain-containing protein — translation MLDALFESVRESRKQFSVYAHADDAADVDGLFAGHNVAVERRPLPPDGPPPFLVVEEDDEFVGAVGLETLEALLEPPRHRPSESVPGISAAYRVLFEALDETVFAAMRRRELVAVSREIEERAYRVGEGTLRVGFQNLSTFRHQVGVYRGLASRSMLDVHVYGASDWEPPTIPGVSYHEYPDRSLEAYWVVAFDEGAPGGQTTALVARETADGYEGFWTDDPEMTREVTAALES, via the coding sequence ATGCTCGACGCCCTCTTCGAGTCGGTGCGCGAGTCGCGAAAGCAGTTCAGCGTGTACGCGCACGCGGACGACGCCGCGGACGTCGACGGGTTGTTCGCCGGTCACAACGTCGCGGTGGAGCGCCGGCCGCTACCACCCGACGGGCCGCCGCCGTTCCTCGTCGTCGAGGAGGACGACGAGTTCGTCGGTGCCGTCGGACTCGAGACGCTCGAGGCGCTCCTCGAACCTCCGCGTCATCGACCGTCGGAGAGCGTGCCGGGGATCTCGGCAGCCTACCGCGTGCTGTTCGAGGCGCTCGACGAGACGGTGTTCGCGGCGATGCGCCGACGCGAGCTGGTCGCAGTGAGTCGCGAGATAGAGGAGCGCGCGTACCGCGTCGGCGAGGGGACGCTCCGGGTGGGATTCCAGAACCTTTCGACGTTCAGGCACCAGGTCGGGGTGTACCGTGGTCTGGCGTCGCGGTCGATGCTCGACGTGCACGTCTACGGGGCGAGTGACTGGGAGCCGCCGACGATACCGGGCGTCTCGTACCACGAGTACCCCGATCGGTCGCTGGAGGCGTACTGGGTGGTGGCGTTCGACGAGGGCGCGCCCGGTGGGCAGACGACGGCGCTCGTCGCCCGCGAGACGGCGGACGGCTACGAGGGATTCTGGACTGACGATCCGGAGATGACGCGAGAGGTCACGGCGGCCCTCGAGAGCTAG
- a CDS encoding universal stress protein, translated as MAPVLLAADGSDYARSAATAAIDHAADLGEDLHVLCVVDTRVHGEPGLSTGELTAIEAEDRAHDFVDEIRDAATRRDIAVDGRVVHGIPVDEILAYADDLDADPIVVGEHGDHDVHLGGVGRRVAGRTDRNVLVAPAPA; from the coding sequence ATGGCTCCAGTACTCCTCGCAGCCGACGGCAGCGACTACGCCCGGAGCGCCGCGACGGCCGCGATCGACCACGCCGCCGACCTCGGCGAGGACCTCCACGTCCTCTGCGTCGTCGACACCCGCGTCCACGGCGAACCGGGACTCAGCACCGGGGAACTGACCGCGATCGAAGCCGAGGATCGCGCACACGACTTCGTCGACGAGATCCGCGACGCCGCCACCCGACGCGACATCGCCGTCGACGGGAGAGTCGTCCACGGCATCCCGGTCGACGAGATCCTCGCGTACGCCGACGACCTGGACGCGGACCCCATCGTCGTCGGCGAACACGGCGACCACGACGTCCACCTCGGCGGCGTCGGCCGACGCGTCGCCGGCCGCACCGACCGCAACGTCCTCGTCGCGCCCGCACCGGCCTGA